The following proteins come from a genomic window of Anopheles ziemanni chromosome 3, idAnoZiCoDA_A2_x.2, whole genome shotgun sequence:
- the LOC131288767 gene encoding homeobox protein MSH-D: MAASSCKSVAPLRQSDFSIEHILTRAGERFERRRRSEEEQCRSCYTSSPGSEANSDLEVEDAERSRSVARIELDDGLDVGHPAKHATVERRFVPTGSGCGAPAFDWLYYTRYHPPKLPRPAKAGPVKRTPGRLPRVPFTPAQLSALEDAYKVSTYLSSEEANQLAYSLDLTNTRVKIWFQNRRARDRREKREAQLIGAGADPLGPIPLYTGGNSTGVPIASRLRSHPSSPSSTEGGGSRQSRSPTTDRNY, translated from the exons ATGGCGGCGTCGAGCTGTAAAAGTGTGGCCCCGTTGCGGCAGAGTGATTTTAGCATCGAACATATCCTTACGCGGGCGGGTGAACGGTTCGAGAGGCGACGTCGATCCGAGGAGGAACAGTGTCGAAGTTGCTACACCAGTAGCCCCGGAAGTGAGGCGAACAGTGATCTGGAGGTGGAAGACGCCGAACGGTCCAGATCGGTGGCACGAATCGAGCTTGACGACGGGCTGGATGTGGGACATCCGGCAAAGCACGCGACGGTGGAACGACGATTTGTTCCGACGGGTTCGGGATGTGGTGCACCGGCGTTCGATTGGCTTTACTACACACGCTACCATCCGCCGAAACTTCCGA GACCTGCCAAGGCCGGGCCTGTGAAACGTACTCCCGGCCGGTTACCGCGCGTCCCATTTACGCCAGCCCAGCTCAGTGCACTCGAGGACGCGTACAAAGTGTCCACCTATCTCAGCTCGGAAGAAGCCAACCAGCTCGCCTACAGTCTAGATCTCACGAACACGCGCGTTAAAATTTGGTTCCAGAACCGACGGGCGCGGGATCGAAGAGAAAAGCGTGAGGCTCAACTGATCGGCGCTGGTGCGGATCCACTCGGACCGATTCCGCTCTACACCGGTGGAAATTCGACGGGAGTGCCGATCGCGTCTCGTCTCCGCAGTCATCCTTCGTCGCCGTCCAGCACGGAAGGGGGTGGAAGTCGGCAAAGCAGGAGTCCTACCACGGATCGAAACTATTAA
- the LOC131287153 gene encoding 1,5-anhydro-D-fructose reductase, with product MAACKIDLTLENGYKMPALGFGTWRAPDDEVEKALNEALEAGYRHIDCAPVYLNEPTIGRVLRQWLDSGRVTRDELFIVTKLPPHGTRAATVEKFLKRSLTDLQLDYVDLYLVHVPFTVPEVDGPFLTDANGELVLETTTDHVALWKSMEAVADAGLARSIGVSNFNQRQLQRVLDNCRIKPANLQIENHIYLQQNELVKFCKANGVTVTAYSPLGSKGIEKLLNREVPDLLDNPAVKEIAQRTGKTAAQVLLRHLLQRGIATIPKSTNADRLRQNIALFDFELSSDDMVKLNGLDQNIRICDFGFFPGITKHPEFPFIVAS from the exons ATGGCGGCTTGCAAGATTGATCTGACGCTCGAGAACGGCTACAAGATGCCGGCGCTGGGATTTGGAACTTGGCGG GCTCCGGACGATGAAGTGGAGAAAGCGCTAAATGAAGCCCTCGAAGCAGGATACCGACACATCGATTGTGCACCGGTGTACCTAAATGAGCCCACGATCGGACGAGTGCTGCGCCAGTGGCTCGACAGCGGCCGGGTAACGCGCGACGAGCTGTTCATCGTTACCAAGCTGCCCCCACACG GCACTCGAGCGGCGACGGTTGAAAAGTTTCTCAAACGATCGTTGACCGATCTTCAGCTCGATTACGTCGATCTCTACCTGGTGCATGTGCCGTTCACCGTGCCCGAAGTGGACGGACCCTTCCTGACCGACGCCAACGGGGAGCTGGTGCTCGAAACAACGACGGACCATGTTGCCCTGTGGAAG AGCATGGAAGCGGTCGCCGATGCCGGTCTCGCACGCAGCATAGGCGTATCGAATTTCAACCAGCGGCAACTACAGAGAGTGCTGGATAATTGCCGAATTAAGCCGGCCAACTTGCAG ATCGAAAACCACATCTATCTGCAGCAGAACGAGCTGGTGAAGTTTTGCAAGGCGAACGGAGTTACTGTGACCGCGTACTCACCGCTCGGTTCGAAGGGAATTGAAAAGCTGCTAAA CCGCGAGGTACCGGACTTGCTGGACAATCCGGCGGTCAAGGAAATCGCCCAGCGAACAGGGAAAACTGCTGCTCAAGTGCTGCTGCGTCATTTGCTTCAGCGCGGCATAGCGACGATCCCGAAGAGTACCAACGCGGACCGGTTGCGCCAGAACATTGCGCTGTTTGATTTTGAGCTGTCTAGCGACGACATGGTGAAGTTGAACGGGCTTGATCAGAACATACGCATCTGCGATTTTGGATTCTTCCCGGG catcaccAAGCATCCCGAGTTCCCGTTCATAGTTGCATCTTGA